ATTTCATTACAGTTCATTACCATTCAGGTAGCGAACAATGAAAAAAAGCATAGATAAACTTTTATTGGGGCATGCGTGTGAAGCCGTTTTTTACGGTGTTCATTCCAGGAGTCTTCATGCGATGAGCAAGGAGTCATGATGTTAGATATCGTCGAACTGTCACGGTTACAGTTTGCCTTGACCGCGATGTACCACTTCCTTTTTGTGCCGCTAACGCTGGGTATGGCGTTCCTGCTGGCCATCATGGAAACGGTCTACGTGCTTTCCGGCAAACAGATTTATAAAGATATGGCGAAATTCTGGGGTAAGTTGTTTGGTATCAACTTTGCTCTCGGGGTCGCTACCGGTCTGACTATGGAGTTTCAGTTCGGAACCAACTGGTCTTACTACTCGCATTACGTCGGGGATATTTTTGGTGCGCCGCTGGCTATTGAAGGTCTGATGGCCTTTTTCCTCGAGTCCACCTTTGTTGGCCTGCTATTCTTCGGCTGGGATCGGCTGAGTAAAATTCAGCATATGGCCGTGGCCTGGCTGGTGGCGCTGGGATCCAACTTATCCGCCATGTGGATACTGGTGGCTAATGGCTGGATGCAGCATCCGGCAGCATCGGAATTTAATTTCGAAACCATGCGTATGGAAATGCTCAGCTTCTCTGATCTGGTGTTAAATCCGGTCGCGCAGGTGAAATTTGTCCATACCGTTGCATCCGGTTATGTCACCGGTGCCATGTTTATTCTTGGCATTAGCGCCTGGTATTTGCTGAAAAACCGCGATGTCGCGTTTGCGAAGCGCTCTTTTACTATCGCTGCCAGCTTTGGTTTAGCGGCCGCGCTCTCGGTGATTGTCCTCGGTGACGAATCCGGCTACGAAATGGGCGACGTACAGAAAACGAAACTGGCTGCCATCGAAGCCGAATGGGAAACTCAGCCCGCACCCGCCTCGTTTACCCTGTTTGGCATTCCTGACCAACGTGCAGAAACCAACCACTTTGCCATTCAGATCCCTTATGCGATGGGGATTATCGCCACACGCTCTCTCGATAAGCAGGTTATGGGGTTAAAAGAGTTAATGGCAGAGCATCAGGAACGTATCCGCAATGGGATGAAAGCCTATTCGTTACTGGAGCAACTGCGAACCGGAACGGCTGACCCGGCAATCCGCAATCAGTTTAATGCGGTAAAACAGGATCTGGGTTATGGCCTGCTACTGAAACGTTATACGCCAAACATTGCTGATGCGACAGAAGAGCAGATCGCGCAAGCGACGAAAGACTCTATTCCACAGGTCGCACCGCTCTATTTTGCTTTCCGCATTATGGTTGCTTGTGGTTTTCTGTTGCTGCTGATTATCGCGGCCTCGTTCTGGACTGTTTTGCGCAATCGGGTCGGCAAAAACAAATGGGTTCTGCGTGCGGCGTTATACGGCATTCCTTTACCGTGGATCGCTGTCGAAGCGGGATGGTTTGTCGCTGAATATGGTCGCCAGCCCTGGGCGATCGGTGAAGTATTGCCGACGGCGGTGGCTAACTCTTCCCTGACCACAGCGGATCTGATTTTCTCGATGTTGCTGATTTGCGGCTTGTATACCCTGTTTCTGGTGGCGGAATTGTATCTGATGTTTAAATTCGCTCGTCGTGGTCCGAGTAGCCTGAAAACGGGTCGTTATCACTTTGAGCAGCCAGCTACTACTCAGTCGGTACGCTAAGACAGGAGTCGTCAAATGATTGATTATGAAATATTGCGTTTAATCTGGTGGCTACTGATTGGTATCCTGCTGATTGGCTTTGCCGTCGCCGACGGTTTTGATATGGGCGTAGGAATGCTTACCCGTTTTCTCGGTCGTAATGATACTGAGCGACGGATCATGATTAACGCCATCGCGCCACATTGGGACGGAAACCAGGTATGGTTGATCACCGCCGGGGGGGCGTTATTTGCCGCCTGGCCCGTCGTTTATGCCGCGGCTTTTTCCGGTTTTTATGTCGCGATGATCCTGGTTCTGGCCTCACTTTTTTTCCGTCCGGTAGGTTTTGACTATCGTTCGAAGATTGAAAATACCCGCTGGCGTAATATGTGGGACTGGGCGATCTTCATTGGCAGTTTTGTGCCACCGCTGGTCATTGGTGTCGCATTCGGCAATCTGCTACAGGGCGTGCCGTTCCACATTGATAACTATATGCGCATTTACTACACCGGTAATTTCTTTCAGCTACTTAACCCGTTTGCTTTGTTAGCCGGTATTGTGAGTATTGCCATGATTGTGACCCAGGGGGCCACCTATCTGCAAATGCGTACCGCCGGTGAATTATACCTGCGTACACGCATGACGTCGCAGATTGCCGCGTTTGCCACCCTGATTTGCTTCCTGCTGGCCGGTATCTGGGTCGTATATGGCATTGAGGGCTACACGGTGATCTCTGCTATCGATCCTGTGGCGCCCTCAAATCCGCTGACGAAAGAAGTGGTTCGTCAGGCGGGAGCATGGCTGGTTAACTTCAACCATATGCCATTACTCTGGCTGATCCCGGCGCTCGGTGCTTTATTACCGTGGTTAACCATCCTCGCATCATGGCGTAACAAAGGCGCGCTGGCGTTTGTCTTTTCGTCACTGACACTGGCATGCATTATTCTGACGGCCGGTATTGCGATGTTCCCGTTCGTTATGCCATCCAGCACCATGCTGAATGCCGGTCTGACGATGTGGGATGCCACATCCAGCCAAAGAACATTGACCGTGATGACATTTGTCGCTGCTGTTTTCGTGCCGATAATATTGTGTTACACCGCCTGGTGTTACTGGAAAATGTTTGGTCGGATCACGCGCGAAGATATTGAAAAAAACACCCACTCGCTCTATTAAGGTAAGGAGATGATATATGTGGTATTTCGCATGGATTTTAGGCACGCTCCTCGCCTGTGCTTTTGGGATTATCGCGGCACTGGCGCTTGAGCAGTCTGAAGCAAATCAGGCAGCGAAAGAAGAACATTGATGAGCAAAATTATCGCGTTCCTGTATGCGATAATGGATAAGCGCCTGTTAAGGGCGCTTTCCTTATTGCTGGCACTGCTACTGGCAGGATGTGTTTTCTGGAACCCCACGCGTTTTGCGGCGAAAACCAGTGAGCTGGAGATCCAGCACGGTTTTTTGTTGATATGGGCGGTTTGTGCAGGTGTTATCCACGGCGTTGGATTTCGCCTTCAGACTCCGCTCTGGCAAGCGTTTTTTTGTCCACTTATTGCCGATATTGCTCTGATGATGGGGCTGTTGTTTTTCTTCTGTTAGAAAGCGTCGTGATCTGCCGTTAATTAATTTATTGCATCAAAATAGTCAGTAGTAGAATAACTGGATTAGCGGGAAAATAGCACCGATAACGCTGATCTGAAAAAAGCAAGTTATTAGCTCACAAAAATTTACTGATAGTGAGCTTTATTTCATTTTAAACCCTGTTTTCCGCGCGTATAGTAGAAAAACTAAAATTTACTAATATGTATATGCATTACCGGGATGTAAAGTGAATACAACCTTATTTCGATGGCCGGTTCGGGTCTACTACGAAGACACGGATGCCGGTGGTGTGGTTTATCATGCCAGTTACATCGCTTTTTATGAAAGAGCACGCACAGAGATGTTGCGTCATCATCACTTCAGTCAACAGGCACTGCTTGCTGAGCGAGTCGCTTTTGTGGTTCGCAGGATAACGGTGGAGTATTTTGCCCCCGCCAGACTGGATGACATGCTCGATGTACAGACAGAGATTAGCTCTATGCGTGGTGCCTCTTTGGGATTTACGCAACGCATTGTTAATGCCGGGAACAAAGTCCTGAATGAGGCTGAAGTTCTTGTTGTCTGTGTGGACCCACTTTCCATGAAGCCACGGGCGCTTCCTGAGTCTATTGTCGCGGAGTTTAAGCAGTGACTGATATGAATATCCTTGATTTGTTCCTGAAAGCGAGCTTTCTGGTAAAACTTATCATATTGATTTTAATTGGTTTTTCTATAGTTTCCTGGGCCATTATCATTCAGAGAACACGCATTCTCAATATGGCAACCCGTGAGGCAGAGCATTTTGAAGACCGCTTCTGGTCAGGTGTTGAGCTGTCCAGACTATATCAGGAATGTCAGGGAAACCGCGACGACATGACAGGTGTTGAGCAGATTTTCTATAGTGGCTTCAAAGAGTTCGTCCGTTTACATCGTGCCAATACTCCTGCGCCGGAAGCAACAGTAGAAGGGGCGACACGAGCGATGCGCATTGCAATGAACCGTGAAATTGAGGCACTGGAAATGCATATTCCTTTTCTTGGCACGGTGGGTTCCGTCAGTCCTTATATTGGGCTGTTCGGGACGGTGTGGGGGATCATGCACGCCTTTATTGCCCTTGGTGCGGTGAAGCAGGCGACACTACAGATGGTTGCGCCAGGGATTGCTGAAGCACTCATTGCTACCGCCATTGCACTGTTTGCGGCAATTCCGGCAGTAATGGCCTATAACCGATTGAATCAGCGAGTGAATAAACTTGAACAGAACTATGATAACTTTATGGAAGAGTTCACCGCGATTTTGTACCGTCAGGCGTTTACGATGAGTGAGAGCAATAAGGGGTAAGCGATGGCCAGACGTCGTCGACGGCATGAACTGAAGTCTGAGATCAACATTGTGCCGTTACTGGATGTGTTATTGGTGTTGTTGCTGATCTTTATGGTGACCGCGCCAATTATTACTCAGAGTGTTCAGGTTGATCTGCCGGATGCCACCGAATCACAAATGGTGAAAAGCAGTGATGATCCCCCGATGATCGTTGAAGTTTCCGGTATTGGGCAATACAGCGTTAAAATTGGCCCGGAAACATTATCGCAGTTACCCCCGGAGCAGGTTATTGCCGAAGCGAAACGCCGACTCGCTGCCAATGAAAAAACAGTATTCCTTATCGGCGGGGCAAAAGATGTGCCTTATGATGAAATTATTAAAGCGCTTAACTTGTTGCACAGCGCCGGAGTGAAATCGGTTGGTTTAATGACGCATCCTGTTTAATTGATCCGTTATGAAAATTAGCGGCATATCTTTTGTTTTCACCGCTGGTTAGGGTTGGCGGCAATAGGCGAACAGTTTTTGGAAAACGATAGTGTTAAAGGCAACCGGACAAAACGATAAACTCAAACGAGCGATTATTATATCAGTTACGCTGCATATTATCCTGATTGTGCTGCTAATCTGGGGTTCGTTCGATGAAAAAACAGATACTTCTGCCGGGGGGGGCGGTGGCGAGCCCATTGATGCTGTTATGGTTGATCCTGCTGCGGTAGTGGATAACTATAATCAACAACAAGCACAAGCAGAAGCGGCAGCCAAAGCCGCTGCCGAAGCGAAGAAACAGGCTGAAGCAGAAGCGACAGCCAGAGCCGCTGCCGAAGCGAAGAAACAGGCTGAAGCAGAAGCGACAGCCAGAGCCGCTGCCGAAGCGAAGAAACAGGCTGAAGCAGAAGCGACAGCCAGAGCCGCTGCCGAAGCGAAGAAACAGGCTGAAGCAGAAGCGACAGCCAGAGCCGCTGCTGAAGCGAAGAAACAGGCCGAAGCCGAAGCGACAGCCAGAGCCGCGGCCGAGGCACAGAAAGAGGCCGAAGTGGAAGCGGCAGCCAGAGCCGCGGCCGAGGCACAGAAAAAGGCCGAAGTGGAAGCAGCAGCCAAAGCCGCCGCCGAAGCGAAGAAACAGGCGCAAGCCGAAGCGGCAGCCAAAGCCGCCGCCGAGGCAAAGAAAAAGGCCGAGGCGGAAGCGGCAGCTAAAGCCGCTGCTGAGGCAAAGAAAAAAGCTGAAACGGAAGCGGCAGCCAAAGCCGCTGCTGAGGCAAAGAAAAAGGCTGAAGCGGAAGCGGCAGCCAAAGCCGCCGCCGAGGCAAAGAAAAAGGCACAAGCCGAAGCAGCAGCTAAAGCTGACGCTGCCAGGAAAGCGGCGGCAGCGAAAGAAAAAGAAGCCAGCAGTGTTGATGATCTGTTCGGCGATTTGAGCTCTGGCAAAAATGCTCCCAAAGGAGCAGCCAACGGTAGTGCAGGGGGTGCTTCTCCCGCTAAAGGGACGAAAAAAGGGCAAGCAGGTGCTTCTCAGACAGAGATAGCCAGTTATGTAGCCCTGGTACAGGCGGCCATTAAAGGGTATCTCTATGACTGGGATACCTATAAAGGTAAAATTTGTACCTTACGGATTAACCTGGCACGGGATGGCACGCTATTGAGTGTCAAATCTGAAGGCGGCGATCCGGTATTCTGCCAGCAGATGTTGTCAGCAACCAGCCGGATGAACAAGTTTCCTGAACCACCCACGCAGGCCGTCTATGAGACATTCAAAAATGTGCCGCTGGATTTTAAACCCTGAGCCCGTTTTTCGCGTGTCTGTGGCGAAAACTGTCGTCGGGGAGGTTTTATGCATTTTAGTTTGTTAACCATCTGCTAAATTATCATCAGGTTTTGTACCTGGATAAGGGAGAAATAATGAAGCAGGCAATACGAATAGTAATCAGTTTTTTCGTTCTGTGGGCGGCGATGTTGCATGCAGAAGTGCGAATCGAGATAACCCAGGGGATGGATGCCGGACGTCCGATCGGTGTCGTGCCGTTTCAATGGGATGGGGCCGGAGCGGCGCCAGAAGATATTGCCGGTATCGTTGCCGCGGATTTGCGTAATAGCGGCAAGTTTAATCCGCTGGATCGTTCACGTTTACCTCAGCAACCCGGTCGAGTTCAGGAGGTACAGCCTGCAGCATGGTCGGCATTGGGTATCGATACCGTGGTGATAGGGCAGGTGACGGCTAATCCTGATGGTTCCTGGAATATTGCCTATCAGCTCGTTGATACTGGCGCAGCACCGGGCTCTGTGCTGGCACAGAACAGCTTTAAGGTGACGAAGCAGTATTTGCGTTATGCCGCGCATACGGTCAGTGAT
The sequence above is drawn from the Enterobacteriaceae bacterium ESL0689 genome and encodes:
- the cydA gene encoding cytochrome ubiquinol oxidase subunit I, with the protein product MLDIVELSRLQFALTAMYHFLFVPLTLGMAFLLAIMETVYVLSGKQIYKDMAKFWGKLFGINFALGVATGLTMEFQFGTNWSYYSHYVGDIFGAPLAIEGLMAFFLESTFVGLLFFGWDRLSKIQHMAVAWLVALGSNLSAMWILVANGWMQHPAASEFNFETMRMEMLSFSDLVLNPVAQVKFVHTVASGYVTGAMFILGISAWYLLKNRDVAFAKRSFTIAASFGLAAALSVIVLGDESGYEMGDVQKTKLAAIEAEWETQPAPASFTLFGIPDQRAETNHFAIQIPYAMGIIATRSLDKQVMGLKELMAEHQERIRNGMKAYSLLEQLRTGTADPAIRNQFNAVKQDLGYGLLLKRYTPNIADATEEQIAQATKDSIPQVAPLYFAFRIMVACGFLLLLIIAASFWTVLRNRVGKNKWVLRAALYGIPLPWIAVEAGWFVAEYGRQPWAIGEVLPTAVANSSLTTADLIFSMLLICGLYTLFLVAELYLMFKFARRGPSSLKTGRYHFEQPATTQSVR
- the cydB gene encoding cytochrome d ubiquinol oxidase subunit II, with protein sequence MIDYEILRLIWWLLIGILLIGFAVADGFDMGVGMLTRFLGRNDTERRIMINAIAPHWDGNQVWLITAGGALFAAWPVVYAAAFSGFYVAMILVLASLFFRPVGFDYRSKIENTRWRNMWDWAIFIGSFVPPLVIGVAFGNLLQGVPFHIDNYMRIYYTGNFFQLLNPFALLAGIVSIAMIVTQGATYLQMRTAGELYLRTRMTSQIAAFATLICFLLAGIWVVYGIEGYTVISAIDPVAPSNPLTKEVVRQAGAWLVNFNHMPLLWLIPALGALLPWLTILASWRNKGALAFVFSSLTLACIILTAGIAMFPFVMPSSTMLNAGLTMWDATSSQRTLTVMTFVAAVFVPIILCYTAWCYWKMFGRITREDIEKNTHSLY
- the cydX gene encoding cytochrome bd-I oxidase subunit CydX, which translates into the protein MWYFAWILGTLLACAFGIIAALALEQSEANQAAKEEH
- the ybgE gene encoding cyd operon protein YbgE, translated to MSKIIAFLYAIMDKRLLRALSLLLALLLAGCVFWNPTRFAAKTSELEIQHGFLLIWAVCAGVIHGVGFRLQTPLWQAFFCPLIADIALMMGLLFFFC
- the ybgC gene encoding tol-pal system-associated acyl-CoA thioesterase — protein: MNTTLFRWPVRVYYEDTDAGGVVYHASYIAFYERARTEMLRHHHFSQQALLAERVAFVVRRITVEYFAPARLDDMLDVQTEISSMRGASLGFTQRIVNAGNKVLNEAEVLVVCVDPLSMKPRALPESIVAEFKQ
- the tolQ gene encoding Tol-Pal system protein TolQ, whose amino-acid sequence is MTDMNILDLFLKASFLVKLIILILIGFSIVSWAIIIQRTRILNMATREAEHFEDRFWSGVELSRLYQECQGNRDDMTGVEQIFYSGFKEFVRLHRANTPAPEATVEGATRAMRIAMNREIEALEMHIPFLGTVGSVSPYIGLFGTVWGIMHAFIALGAVKQATLQMVAPGIAEALIATAIALFAAIPAVMAYNRLNQRVNKLEQNYDNFMEEFTAILYRQAFTMSESNKG
- the tolR gene encoding colicin uptake protein TolR; its protein translation is MARRRRRHELKSEINIVPLLDVLLVLLLIFMVTAPIITQSVQVDLPDATESQMVKSSDDPPMIVEVSGIGQYSVKIGPETLSQLPPEQVIAEAKRRLAANEKTVFLIGGAKDVPYDEIIKALNLLHSAGVKSVGLMTHPV
- the tolA gene encoding cell envelope integrity protein TolA, with the translated sequence MLKATGQNDKLKRAIIISVTLHIILIVLLIWGSFDEKTDTSAGGGGGEPIDAVMVDPAAVVDNYNQQQAQAEAAAKAAAEAKKQAEAEATARAAAEAKKQAEAEATARAAAEAKKQAEAEATARAAAEAKKQAEAEATARAAAEAKKQAEAEATARAAAEAQKEAEVEAAARAAAEAQKKAEVEAAAKAAAEAKKQAQAEAAAKAAAEAKKKAEAEAAAKAAAEAKKKAETEAAAKAAAEAKKKAEAEAAAKAAAEAKKKAQAEAAAKADAARKAAAAKEKEASSVDDLFGDLSSGKNAPKGAANGSAGGASPAKGTKKGQAGASQTEIASYVALVQAAIKGYLYDWDTYKGKICTLRINLARDGTLLSVKSEGGDPVFCQQMLSATSRMNKFPEPPTQAVYETFKNVPLDFKP